Proteins from a genomic interval of Lycium ferocissimum isolate CSIRO_LF1 chromosome 2, AGI_CSIRO_Lferr_CH_V1, whole genome shotgun sequence:
- the LOC132038912 gene encoding phosphatidylinositol N-acetylglucosaminyltransferase subunit C, whose protein sequence is MIQMETSISGSSSPTHPKWRKVVYGGMQPGFGDNHTDETFLEEMIMNANVVKRDLLKVVLDAVSISQYLCIVALVVLVWTYTLTNTLTEKYLLLLNVSLLGSGFFILLLTADMIPFHLLLNYLLKNTFFITALYMLSPIYHTLTRSISSNSIWALTASLLILHLFLHNYSGSTVKAPGALDNPTLTSNISLNASIVASLLISSRLPSRLHVFAIVLFSLQVFLFAPLVTYCVKKRSFKLHICFSLQLLVLTLIFTYQLHKLLFILLLGIFVFVNLVCPYWLIRIQEYKFEINGPWDEAKLCFNITE, encoded by the coding sequence ATGATACAAATGGAAACTAGCATCAGTGGGAGCTCTTCTCCAACCCATCCTAAATGGAGAAAAGTTGTCTATGGTGGGATGCAACCTGGCTTTGGTGACAATCACACAGATGAAACCTTCCTGGAGGAAATGATCATGAATGCTAATGTTGTCAAAAGAGACTTATTGAAGGTGGTCCTCGACGCAGTTTCTATCTCACAATATCTTTGCATTGTTGCCCTtgtggttttggtttggacctACACCCTCACAAATACCTTGACGGAAAAGTATCTTTTGCTATTGAATGTTAGCCTACTTGGATCGGGTTTCTTTATTCTGCTCTTAACTGCGGACATGATACCCTTCCATCTCCTCCTCAATTACCTCCTAAAGAATACCTTCTTCATAACTGCCTTATACATGTTGTCTCCTATCTACCACACACTTACTAGGTCCATAAGCTCGAATTCTATATGGGCACTAACAGCTTCCCTTCTCATACTCCATCTATTCCTGCACAATTACTCAGGGTCCACCGTAAAGGCTCCTGGAGCTTTAGATAATCCAACCCTGACAAGCAATATCTCTCTGAATGCTTCGATCGTGGCTTCACTTCTGATTTCTTCTCGACTTCCATCGAGGCTTCATGTCTTTGCTATCGTGCTTTTCTCCTTGCAAGTTTTCCTCTTCGCTCCTTTAGTCACATATTGTGTCAAGAAGCGTTCTTTTAAGTTGCATATTTGTTTTTCCCTCCAGTTACTGGTTCTGACACTAATCTTCACTTACCAGTTGCATAAGCTGCTTTTCATTTTGCTTTTGGGCATCTTTGTCTTTGTTAATTTGGTTTGTCCTTACTGGCTGATAAGGATTCAAGAGTACAAGTTTGAGATTAATGGCCCCTGGGATGAAGCCAAGCTATGTTTTAACATTACAGAATGA